ATGAAGGCCACCCAACGCAACTTCGCCCAGACCGCCGCCGGTGCGGCGCGCAAGGCGAAGATATTCTTCTTCTGTGGCCCTGACGAGGCGGGAGCCCACGGCGCGGCGGCGCGTGTTATCGCCATGCTCGACGATCCGGGCGAGAAGGTTGAGATCGACGGCGGCGACCTGAAACGCGATCCGGTGCGGCTGGCCGACGAAACCCGCTCGACTTCCCTGTTCGGCGACCGGCGGCACATCGTCGTGCGCGCCAATGGCGAGGAAGCGCTGGAGGCGCTGAAAATCCTCACCGACAGCGACCCGGCCGAGATTGCGCAGGGCTGGCCGGTGCTAATCGTCGCCAATGGCGCGACCGACAAGTCCCGCTCCGCAAAGCTGCTCGAAAAGCGCGACGATGCGCTGGTTGCCATGTTCTACCCGCCCGATCTTGCCTCGGTGACCGGCGAAGTCCGCCGCCTTGCCGACGCGGCGGGCCTGCGCATGGGGACCGAACTGGCCCAGCGGATTGCCGGCTCGGTTGGTCTGGATACGCGCATGGCCGCGTCCGAAGTCGCGAAGCTGGCTCTATATCTCGACGCCGATCCGCAGGCCCCGCGCAACGTCACCGCGCAAGACCTCGACGCCATCGCGGCGGAGACCGAGGACGACGGCATGATGCCGCTGGTCGATGCGGTTCTGTCGGGCGATGCGGCGAAAGTGCCGCACGAACTGTCGCGGTTTCACCAGTTGAATCTCAACCCTGTCGGTACGGTGTTGGCGATGGAGCGGCGGGTGGCCCAATTGGCGCAATTGGCAGCGCGAATGGGGCAAAGCGGTGATGTCGCGGGCTTCGTCGCGGGCGAAGTGCAGTCGCGCCGCCTGTTTTTTCGCGATCAACCAGCCGTAACGCAACAGCTGCAAAGGTGGCGCGGGCCGCGTCTGGCGCGGTTGGGGGAGAAGCTGATCGAGCTGCACCGTGCGCTGCTGGCCGACAGTCAGGCCGCACCGCTGCTTTTCGCGGCAGGCTGCGCAGAGATCGCGCGCGCCGCCCAACCCCGGCGTTAGCATTTGATGCTGCCTGCCTGGCGGTCCTGCGTTAGCCTGCGCGCGCTTTTGTTGGCTTGCAGCCTAGGCTGCGCTAACAGGCGTATCGCTCAGATTTTTCGAATATCGTAGTTTCCCATGGATATGCAGTCGCGTCGCGAACGGGCATCCGCAAAAGTTGGTAACGCCCCCGTCATTCCCGAACCGCGCAATGGCCGCGCGGCGAAGGGGGATGCACGGCCTGCTGCGGCGATCCCTGCTTTGGAGAAGCGGCGGCTGCAATGTTATCTCGCGCTGATGCTGGGCGACATCGTGGCGGTGTTCGCCAGCTTTGCCTTTGGCTCGCTGTTTCACCCGGTGAGCTTTGCGATCCAGCACTCGCTGACGCATCGTTGACGACCAAACCCCACTGTTCCTCGGCGATCTTCCCCGAAGGTTCCCACGCATAAGTCTTCGTCGCGCTCGCCATTTCCACGCAGAGCAGGTCGGCATGTCCTTTCAGCGCCTCTGCCGCCGCCTTGCAGCGATCCACGTGATAGGGGCCGAATTGCGACCACAACAGCGCCACGCGGGGCAGGCGTGCGCTGCTGCCACGGCGGCGGGGGACAAGGCGTGGCATTCGCGGCACG
The sequence above is a segment of the Croceicoccus naphthovorans genome. Coding sequences within it:
- the holA gene encoding DNA polymerase III subunit delta, which codes for MKATQRNFAQTAAGAARKAKIFFFCGPDEAGAHGAAARVIAMLDDPGEKVEIDGGDLKRDPVRLADETRSTSLFGDRRHIVVRANGEEALEALKILTDSDPAEIAQGWPVLIVANGATDKSRSAKLLEKRDDALVAMFYPPDLASVTGEVRRLADAAGLRMGTELAQRIAGSVGLDTRMAASEVAKLALYLDADPQAPRNVTAQDLDAIAAETEDDGMMPLVDAVLSGDAAKVPHELSRFHQLNLNPVGTVLAMERRVAQLAQLAARMGQSGDVAGFVAGEVQSRRLFFRDQPAVTQQLQRWRGPRLARLGEKLIELHRALLADSQAAPLLFAAGCAEIARAAQPRR